The DNA region cgtctttgtagtgtattcaattaaatataggttgaacatgatttggaaatcattgtattctgtttttatttatgtttaacaacgtcccaacttcattggaattggagttgtgcaCTAAACAACAGCATGTTTATGTCGTTAAGTCTTACACGACTGGTGTTGGCTGgctgtatttcttctttttggggGCAGGGGGTTCAGGGATGCCGTACTTTTCTCTTCTCTCGGCTGCTCTGTCTCTGTACTTCAACTATATACACAaggaataaatataaatgaactGGTATGCAAgcacaagaaacaaaacaaatgtataatAAAAAGCCATTGGCCAAACCTCCGTTTCTCTTCTCTCCAACTCCTCCAGCTCAGCTTCACTCATTTGGGATCGGTGGATAACTTCTAGGTTTTTCTAGGAAAGAACATCTGATGTGAGCAAAATGTTGACGGTCATTAAGTACACAACAGTATTATTTGTTACCTTGTGTAGGTCAGACAGTTGCTGATGTCGTATTAAACCTTCTTTATTGGGAAACTGCCTCCTACACAACAAGCAGGCGAGCTTCTTCCAGTCGGTCAACTTGTCCTGCCCTCCATCTCCACCGTCGGCTGCTTCCTCAGGGTCACTGTCTCCGCTGTAGGCAGCCACAAGGCCACACTAACAGCACAAACGTGGCGCTTTTCACACTACCATCGAAAGACAAATTGATCGGTTCCAAAGTGAGACATGAAACAAACACTCACCTTGGAGGTTGTGGCAGAGCTGGTGGCTGCTTCCTCTTCAGGGACATTGATCATCTCTGGAATGATTCTGTCTAGAACCCCAGCTTGCTGAAAATGTATTACAATCAGTTAAGAGTAAAAATAGCAAATAATGACATGCAACAGAATTTGATAAATAAACTGTGGTACCTTTTTCTCAAAAAGCGTGAAGCCTGCATCGGCAGCAGCAGCCTCCTTCCTTTCCTCTTGACTGATCGGCTGGAAGCTACTCCTAAAGTTCTCCTTCTGTTTATTAAGGCTTTTAGCCCAACGTTCCATATCTTTAGCGATCTGAAAAGAAATCTCTAATTGAAGagaaaaccaaagaaaaaaaaatatcactaaTTGTGCAGAAGTAGGACTAACATGCTACCTGCTGAGCAGTTTTGCTCTTGGGcttttccttcttctcctttccTTCTTTAGCATTAGCACCAGTAGGAGTGAGTGCAGAGTTTGCGTCGACTGGGACTGGTACATATGTCTGCTTCTCACCATCCCAATAAAGATACTGCTGAGTCTGGGAGTTATAGTAATACTGaggagacaaacaaaacaagtaatACCAGATAATGACAGaacagtcattaaaaaaagacccCTTTTGAAATTGTGTGCCACTTACGTGTGTGTTTGGGTCATAGTAGAGGCCAGTTTGGGGGTCAAAATAATAGCCAGATGATTCATCATACTGATAAGTGGATGTATCCGGAACAGCTGTACCAATGACAAAACAATCAGCAAGCAAGCAGTCAGTTCATTATGGTTATAATTACTGAATGTTCATACCAGTGGCGGTGTCTGCAGTTTGTCCGGAGTTTGTAGCTGCAGTGGCAGCTGTTGCATCAGGCACAGCATCAGCACCTGGTAAATGTCCAGTCTGAGATTTGCCCTCTAACTGTTGAGCCAGCTGCAATGCCtgcaacaaatacatttgttatttCACCTTTTTAACACAGTCCCTCAAATGGTACAAACCAAACACAACCACATTACCTGAAGAGCAGGCTGGCCAATTATATGGGGTTGGTAGACTTGCATGGTGGGGGAGAGAACGACCCCAGTGGCAGTCGGAACAATCTTCATACAAGGCGCGGCTAAAATTGCGCATATAAAGTCCTGTTAACTATCACATAGGCTCTcaacaaaataatgatgataagtTTAGCATTTGATACCTCCGAGAATCCCATTCTCCTGCGAGGTGCTGGGCCCTGCAACTTGATAGTATGCCTGGCAATAATGCAGAAACGTCAACAGAATACACTGAAAGGTTTGTACAGATGACAAATGACTTGAAAATGTCTCTTATGCTGCTCTCCCACTAGATGGTAGTATGGATCCACATTTCACTGGATTTACATTGGCCTATACAGAAGGGCCTCCAAATCCAAGTGTTACAATGATGACCTCTTCTGATCTACTAACCTGTGGCATTGGAGTGTAACCTTCGTGCAAGAGGCTGTACTCGGACACACCTTCTGCATTTGGCTGGGGCTGAAAAAGCAACAAGCAGAAGccttcagaaaaaaagtgccatgaaaaaaaagatgacaaactttttttttacctgactTGAGGACCACTGAGCTGCAGCAATAGCTGTACTTGCAACAGAGAAGGCACTAATGCGATTCCCATCAGGGAGTAAAAGGTCCCTATagttaaaatcaaacaaaaattattgaatATTTTGTCCATCTACCAGATAAGGAAGTTGGACAGTTACACACTTTCTAGCACTCTTGGCATAATCCACCCCAATTGTTTTCCCATCCAACTTCAGAGGAGGCTGAAGTCCTTGCAAGATTGTTAGCAGCTGAGAAGCCTCCTGTGttcacaaaaatgtcaaatatataCATCAATACCCCACCGATGTAGACATTGAAAGATAAACTGTTATTCACAAAagcacagatttttaaaaaaatttaaataccaGAGGAGAAGACAGCTGAACAAAGGCAAAGCCTCTGTTCTGGCCCGTCTGTTTGTCCTTAATGAGGCGAATGTTGCTCGGATAAAGATTAGCATATGGTGCCAGGACGGTCATGACTGCTTCCACGGTGCACAGGGGAGAGATATTTCTAAGGATGATTGCTGTGAATGAGaaagaacaaattaaaaacattgccACATGGTGCGAAACCTCCTGTTCCAAATTAAGCGATGCAATAAGTCTATAAAACTAAAAGGCCTTACTGTCACCACAGAACTCTCCACCAGGCTGAGTTTCAGGGACGTCAGCATTACTGCTCATCTCACATTCTGTTGAGAGAAAGACAGACTTGGTGCATAAACATGACTTTAAGATCAGTCAACAAAAAGGAATATATCTAAAACCATTTAAAAGCTCTTTCAAGTGGTAACATCAAGATTTGTAACTCAGCCAATTAAGTGGAGTTTTTTGTCTAACGTGCATGCGCTCGCTCCCATCTCTGCTGGGTCAAATGTAAAACAGTGACAGGACAATTGTCTACCTTATAAGGCTTGTCAAAGGACAAAACTAAACACTGGGCTGCATCCCAACATTGTTGCCTCAGCCTGGTTGCATGTTGGGAGTCGGTGGCCTCCTGTTACTTTTAACTACTTACCAACTTTGGTTGCTCCACACCTGAAGCACTTCAGCCGCCTCCGGAAATTGTACAGGCCACACTGCAAGTAACCGTTCACATCATTTTTATTACACACCAGCTAATGCCCTGGCACAGTGCTGCCTGAGACAATTTGAAGTCTATATTGGTGCAGCACACCCTACTTACCTGGGATACCACCTAACCTCTAGTACTTATGTAAATATATAACTGAATGAAGACAAACTAACAGGACTGCAGCTATTGAAAACTTGCTGACCTATTTCCATGCATGGGAGTGTGGCAGTTTGCTTAGTGGAATCAAAACAGAGCACAAACTTACAGTGTTGCAGAGCCAGTCTCCGTAGTTGTGTCTGGGATGACTGTAGTGCATGTCCACACTTTTCCCTTGGATGACCAGACGTTTctgaaagaggaagaaaaatgttACCTGTGTATTTGTGCTGCATGTTGATCTCAACTCAACAGAGCAACCATTTTGGAAGGGGAGAGGAGGGGGTGAGGGACCCCCAGCACGTATCCTTTGTGTTAAAGACAGACATGAGATGTATGCAATGTGTAGAGGGCTCTTTAGGTGTTTGGGACCCGAGTGCTCAGAGTGAGCTAGAGCACAGTGTATTATGTGACCCTAAAAGAAAATTCTGACTGCTTTCTGGAAAACCATAGACGAGCTCCCCACAAAAATCTTGGCAAAAGTagctataataaaatatatatacataaaaaaagatccatggattaaaaaggttttttgCATAGTGCTATCAAATCCTCATCAGTAATTTTATCATAATTTATATTCTAGCTACAGATTAAAAAGATGGCCTCCTATTACAATACAATTCCTCGAAATAAGGTAttcctccagaaaaaaaaaaacatgataattaaaaaagaagaaaaaaaaccatcgGTTTGGCTAAAAGCATTTTGGTTGCCTTTGGGGTTACTTTCCCTAGATCTCCAAGATTAAAACTAGACTTGGCGATTGTGAAGCAACCTGATTGGTCTCCATCCATCGGGTAGCATCTTGCAAGTGATAAAAGTCCACGAAGGCGAAACCACGGCTTATACCTAGAGACAGCATTCAAATATAGACGGGAGGCGTGTTAGTTAAGAGTCCATGGGCATATAAAACTGTTCCACAAACTGCTTCACGACCCAGGCCTTGATTGGTAAACAACAGGCCTTAAGAGTTTTACCATCgtaaaacaaaaagggaaaacgaAAACACTGCCCATTATCACTGATACCATTGCTCACGCCATGTTAAGTAACAAACGTGTGCCTATTGCTCTTCTTACTTACCTGTACAGGATTCCTAATGATCTGTAATGTTGACACTGAAAgcagtattttattgtttaagaaCTAATCTGACCATGTTGCTATAGGTAAATGGGTCTGACTGGAAGCAGATTTGCCCTATGGTCAAAGACTAGGGGAAAGTCAAGGTCCATCATGTATCCCAGTCTCacctgttttctttttcatcagTCTGACATCGGCAGGCTGGGGGCCCTCCAGTTGATCAATGGCAAAACAAATCTGAACAACGCACACAACAAGAAGACCATTAAAATCTTAAAAGGATTTCTTCCACATCGTCTGCATACgagcacaaaaaacacacatcttCCTCAGTGACGTGAGGAGAAAGACCCCAGAGCATGATGGTCTTGCTCCTCTTATCATCCCCAGGTTCTCTTCTGTAATCCTGATCTGGGTAGTCTCCATCAGAATGATAGCCATCTTCCGATCTGTCACTGTTGCGTCTTTTACGCTCTCTTGGCTTGAATACAAACAGACCAGTGCATCAGTTACTCTTGCATCATTAAACAATTggaatatacagtgaacccccgtttactGTGAAGGAGGTTAACATCCACACTTATATTGTGCAGTTTTATCTCTCCCACACGCTTTTAACACCAACTCATTAAAAGACAATTTTTGAAATCTCTTAGGACCTATTCTTACTCATCTGGTCAAGAAATTAGACTATGGTTGCAAAATCACTTTGGAGAAACAAAGACTCATTCGCAGTTCTCAAAATTATAgacaaagcgtgcttgcttcaaaatgtttatcactcccagttgaagttaactgtaaaactgacatgaGAATTAAACGTATATTTTAACAcgaagacaaacaaccatgtaATTTTGTCTAATGCAGGTCCACTATCTTAAAgctaatgcaaaacgccatagatgggatAACAGAAATTAGTAACAGTAATTAAAAACTTTCAAACTGctaatttaacacacacacacacgcacagcatATCGAACATTTCACACAGGCATACGCCTGCTTTGTTGTGTTATGACAATATATAGTCAATATTCTTTTACTATCCCAGTTTGTGATTTTTATTACTTCGATAGTTTTTAGTTCTTGTGACTTTTTCAAATTTACCTAGTAGCTGAATTGCTCTAACTTCAGACTTGCCtatataatgtattattataataataataaaaaatccatACAGATTACTTAAAAATATGCAATACAGTGGGGGAGGGGTCACAAAAGATGAACCCCAATATaggggattcactgtatataaaaaaaaaacaattatggtGTAGTCACATCTGGACTGTCTCTGGATCCTCGACGATCACGTTCACGATctcgatctctctctctctctccttcatTGCGATCGCCACGTCTCTCATCCGACCATCGGCGATCACGCTCTTGATCCCTTTCTCGTCTGTCGCGCCAATCAGAAGAGTCACGGGGTGCGTCAGAGCCATACCTGCCACTCCGTTCAGTTCGACTTATCCTATTAAACGAGATTGCAAAGAGAACGTACAAACATAAAATACCTTAAATCAGATAATTCAAATTGTTCAATTCCCCTTGATGTAAAACAATTTAAgattttaattacaaatatatatttattcagcTATCTATAACAGCAATGTAACATTACCGgaagaacaacaaaatgctCTACCAGCATGAGCCCAGAGTTCAAACCAATTATAGGGAAGCAGCATTTCGCTGCACACAAAATGATTGCgctcttttaaaataatttaaaaaaaaatcttttacttGCACTGTATAGCATTTCAGCAAGCAGGCTTCtatttctgtaatgtttttAAGTGTCTTTAGCTCTTGATTTTACATTAAATCATGTAAACCACACTGACTGTATGAAATGAGTTATACGAATAAAGCTGCCTTGCCTTACCATTAGATGCCCGATGGTGGAATTAAGCTGTATTTTCACCTGTTTCCACTCATACAGTACAACAGAATGAGTTATTACTTCGAGTATAGGAGCTTTGCGCCAAATTAAACAAGCATATACCTCACACTAGGTAGATTTATGAGTAAAGTGAGACGACATAATTACCTCAGTATTGATTCTTTtcgtgacatttgtgtttggttgTCTGCCGTGAGACGAATGTAAAATGGgttccttggctcaataaagtttgggaaactcTGCCGTACATAAGAGAACATAAGACGAAATTTAGTATTCATTGTGCAATATTGTTATTTGACGGTATGTGCATTTtatctatttatgtttaatgttTACATTAACGCACAAGTGCAATATTATACACTCAGGGAAGGTATTCTCAGTTGCCACTGATTCTATGCtcttttattaatatatatttgctattgtagttatatttttttactgctgCACACaggcggtggacgactggttagcacatctgcctcacagttctgatgaccagggttcaaatccggcctcgcctgtgtggagcttgcatgttctccccatgcctgcgtgaactttctccggctactccagtttcctcccacatcccaaaaacaagcaggctaggttaattgaatactaaaTGGCCTGTAGGTGTGTAAAcaatgttgttgcaatacagaattaaatattaaaccaaatatttgaaaatatttgctAAGATTGATGGATATAAGGAGAAACCATTCACGTAATCTgtgttttatataaatatatattatcaaTAAGAGACTTAGTCAAGGTAATATTGAgcaaaatgtgtataaaactggTGGCCCCCCGCATTAACCAGTATCCAAGAAGTAGCTTTTATTTCCAATAAAGGCTGGTGACCCAGTCTAACCGTTAACTGCTACCGTGGCGCTGGAACTCACCTCTTATCCGCTCCCATTTGTCCCGACTGCGACCACACGACCTCTAGGAAACGAGCAAAAATTGAGCTCCTTTAAatgatgttttttaaattaaaaaaaatacaaaaattgacAGGCAtgcacaaagacaaaatgtagcAACTGAAAGGCTCAAACACTAAGGCCGAGCCATACAGCCTAGTGTACTCATTTCAGGTTCGTCATTTCTCATTTTAATGTTGTTAACCCGAATAAATGAACGGTGCCACATTTTGGTTTCAATGTATACTAACTCACCAGTGCGGTATTGTTATCTTAACTATGCTGTTTAAGGTGTTGAACTTGATAGTCACAAAATTCACTACCAGCTGCAATAAAAGACACCTCCCTCATTAACGAACGACGACACGTTCTTCTTCCCAAGATGCATCGGGGTTTTCACTGCATGACCGTGTTGTAGTTTTACCCTTATTTTGCCTTACAGGAGGCTTTGGGCGCCGGATGTCATGCTCCATAGCATCATCTGTGATTATTCGTACTCCATTATCACGATATACAGTTATTCAATTTGTAATTAAACTGTATATAATTTTGGATATTGTTGCGCGGTCAAATGGTGCTATTAATTGCCACAAATACTATCCGACTCTTTCCTGAGttattcggggggggggggggggttaggggGGAGGAACAAAGGAAATCACTCATACcgccattttgatttcacaaaCTCCCTCCAAAAGACGGAATTGTTCTGTTAGGTGCTTAACATACAACACAATAAAAATGCTCGAAtccaatgaaaataaagtattcATCATTATcaatctttattaaaaaatttcACATCACATCCATaagtataaattaaaaaaatcgtCTCCACTATTTAAATTGAAGTAACTCCTATTTTAGATTTCTTAAATTGATCACAAATGAAAAATTGTGAAGCTTTGACAAATACTATGTGATATAGATTTTCAAACAATAATTGTCACATAAATTGTAAATTAAGCCCAACGTTCCATCTTAACTCATCTTACCCTTAACTTaaccttttttccttttctttcatcTTTGATGATGTCACAACTGCCAATAACCAGCCAGGGATATTACAAAActgtaatttttcattttagtaATAAATTTAAATTTTCATCTAAGCCGTTGACGTATCCTTGTGCAAAGCACTCCGGGACAAAATAACCTTGTTGTTGTTCTACCGTTCCTAAatttgattccccccccccgtaATAGATTGGTAACATTTCTCTGGAGTAAGAATAACTGAGGATGATCATATTCAGCGTTTTAGATATTCCACAGTATATAGTGCTACATTTGGATTGCTCCCCTCTTAGAAATGATTCTTTATCTTGTCAGCAGTCTCCAAGTCAGATATTGACAGACCAAATAAGGAGGAAATACTTTGATTCATGCAAAAATAGTCGTcacaaacaccacacacaaaaaaaatctatgttgctttctttttcaacaatgtttttctcatattttattacagtatttaaatgTTGACACATGAGCAAAGAGTACACTGTACACAAAGTCCTTATTAAAGACTACACAACAAGACTTGTTCAACTTGGCACAAGAGGATGGTCCCCACTCATCAATTCTGTGCTGTGTAACTGACATGGTGTAAAACAAAAGTGGCCCAATGAGACCTTCTGTTATCACACAAGAACCAAAGTCCACAAAATGTTAAAAGCAAAGTTTTCCatggttattgttttgtttctttaaaatgCCATGCCCAAGTAACAGACACTCAGTGGTGGCATCAGATAAAACAAGCAAAACTAgtgatacaattttaaaatgagcGTCAAAAAGGATGGTGGAATCGATCACGCAAACTCAAAAAAATTAAGTGGGTCACTGGGAAAAGGGAGGATATCATCAGGTTGCTTCAACTTTGCATGATGAGATTTAAGTCAAGGTCTCTCCTTTTGTCACCTATAAAGAcagacaaatatataaatatatgtgaaGGTAATATGGCACATTTAAAAACTACAAAGGAGTGTTGTTAGCATTGAAATGGAGGGGAAGGGGGGATAAAGTTGAACACACATTAAGATATAgatattacaacatttttttgattgtgaGGGGAGAAAAACGTTTTTGGTGATTATACGACAAGGTTGTAATACTACAAGTATAAAGCCATACTTCTTTCTACGAGCATAAGCACATACAGTGGAAGCTCTGTTTTTGTATGTCCTTGTATTCGTACAATTAGATTTTCTAAAATTGTTTTAGTACATCCTCTCAGTTTTCGTACAGTTGAAAATGGTCTATACTAAACTCATCTGGCTGACTGCGTGACTCGGCCATTCATTTTCCAGAATCGAGCCCCAGACAAACCATCCAATGCGCATGCACAACTTAACTGAGTGTTTTGAGTCAGTGTCACCCTTCGTGTTCATCATAAGCATATTGAAGTTTTTTTGCGCTTATTTATTGCATGTATTTGTATAACTGTTCAATAAGTGCCATATTCTCCCGTGTGATTAAGTCAGAAAATGTGTGCAGCTGCATGCTCTTCTGGCTGCGCAGTCTTCCATCAactcaaatctgtcatttacGCACCCACAAGCCAGGTAACGCACGCCAGATGGCGCGACCCTAAAATGTGGCCGTTCTCTGTCAAATTTCTCCCGTGGATTTATGTACTTTTCCTCTTCCACATTCCAGGGGCTGTTATAAGTCTAACGCCTtatgaaggtgaaacatcatatttttttcagttaactGCTGAAGACGGTCCAGCGGCAGATGACTCATGCTGACTACGCGGGACACACCTGGCCCATAATGCTACCACCCAATGGCCATAATGTGTCCCTACCACATTATGCCAACGGCTGGACATCTGCATATcatataaatttgcaaaaaaatatcgTCGCCAGCTGGCTTTTTTTCACCTCCATGTGATCGCAGTTTTCCTCTTCAAACATTCGGAGTGGCACAATGGTGAGTGGTAATttgaatgatttgtttttatttgatctgtGTCGTTCGTCATGTAACTTGTCCGCGGTCTCTGGCACAAGTTGGTTGCAGGGCACCCCCGCTTTCCTATTGATGGACTTCCAGACATGCATTTAGTCAaaagcacagtattctgattacattacttttattggaattatttcataaagaatcaaaaaataaaatacatgctcCCCTTCAAAGTGTAGTGTATTAGACTGAGCAGGGTGGATGTCAGCAGAGCGACAACATGAAACATCTGTTACCAAAGTTAtcttcatatttaaaatgtgcTCTATATGTTTCGAACATATTTCTATGGCATTCAAACGTCTCAAGAAAACTACAAGCTCCATGATTATAGCAAGCCTCAGACTTATATAAGTCACACCTCTTAGGGGGTTTGCACATACATTTCCCGGTTACGCAAAGTGCATGGGCCAGAAGTATGGACGAGAGAATATACGTACCCGGAACGTGCACGAGCCAggtgcgttaaaaaaaaaaagacttgagaaTATGGCCCAGAGTCACCATGGAGCCAAAATTACCGAGTATCAGCCCTTTGATAAAGAAAACGAGAAACACCAGAGAATTCAAGAAAGACCTTGGaccaaagaacaaaaatgtagGATTATATTTCCAAACAATAacctctcctcctccctctctctgtctttcATACACCatcaagagtcttcaattaactacaTGCACCAGCCCCTGGAAGCCTTTCCATTTTCCGATCTTGACAGTAATTGACAAACTAGTATCTGGTTAGCTTACTGCTCTGAGTATTGCACTGTACCATTTGCACCAGATCAAGCCACTATAATAGCGAAATCTGCTCTTTGCATGTAACGCCGTGAGGTCCTATACGTTGCGGGTAATACAATTAGGCTTCAATACGCCTTATATATGAAATTTAACAGCGTTTTAAGATACCACAAATTTTTCAGCGATGTGTGCAGTGCAACTTCTTTGTGTGGGCAGAGGAGGATTTCTTTCTTCAGTGCACTCGGACAAAGATGCTCAACTAAGGCAGAAGTGCCATCATTTCTACTTTAGCATTTACAGGTCAAAGTATCTCTCAATGAAACGAGCACAgcataatgtgtgtgtttttttaaaaaaaaatttaatgatACCCCAGTAAagtattaaatgttttatttattaatgaacTTTATACATACCTTTTTACAATTCAGGacaataaaatagtaaaatCATAACATTTATATGCATTAGTGTCATGCTCTTATAGTGACTCAATCCGGTGCAAAGTGGCACACAGCAATGCTCAATTGAGACACCCACCATTTTCTGGTACTTAAAAGCATCCCTTACATTAGATTTACGCCTGTTTCTGGCAGTTGAAGCGCtggtgtttttgtgttcatCCATTGTCTTGCTATTGTGAATGGAGCAGGAAACTAAACGAATACTAGTTTGCTGATCACTGGCGAGATGGATGCATGTACTCCATTAAGGTAAAAGTGACGTTTAATGTTAGTTCATCATTTTCCTTTGTCGTTTACATtgatttcacattgttttctgtattgTAAACTTTTGTTATTTCccatgtgtatttttgtgttcatAATTATGCGTGTCTTGGAACGGATTACTTGGATTTACGTTGTTTTTCTACAGTAACTACTACTTCAGTTTTCATACGATTCGGTTTTAGTTAGACTTTTTGGAACAGATTCATCATgcaaaccgaggttccactgtacttgaaaTAAGATGAGCACTGTTGGGGATCTTTACGTTTGTAATAGactacaccgatttgatcgggctgatcggtatcagccgatatttatcattttatgctgattggctttaatgtcataattcgccgagccgatgaatgacgtcattgatcggctccgcaaaagacattaactctgcgtcgccgcgtgcacagtatatttgaatccaaaagctagtttatttttagccttgacgcgtgtcttttgacgtagtactgtaaatatctgacggccaaagaagttatttatattaaaaaaacaacaacaaaaaaccattggcggtgtgggacagacaacacattgGAGACAGGCAACaagtaatgcccggatcagactacaagacacatttgctctttcacaattgcactgtcagactactgcaataaaatcttgtattctgataccattgggctttatcttgtgaACTCAAATGCGACCTTATACGctcgacaacaagagtggatcgcgtcgactgtattataaaaacgaaatg from Phycodurus eques isolate BA_2022a chromosome 10, UOR_Pequ_1.1, whole genome shotgun sequence includes:
- the rbm5 gene encoding RNA-binding protein 5 isoform X2, which translates into the protein MGADKRISRTERSGRYGSDAPRDSSDWRDRRERDQERDRRWSDERRGDRNEGERERDRDRERDRRGSRDSPDPRERKRRNSDRSEDGYHSDGDYPDQDYRREPGDDKRSKTIMLWGLSPHVTEEDICFAIDQLEGPQPADVRLMKKKTGISRGFAFVDFYHLQDATRWMETNQKRLVIQGKSVDMHYSHPRHNYGDWLCNTCGLYNFRRRLKCFRCGATKVECEMSSNADVPETQPGGEFCGDTIILRNISPLCTVEAVMTVLAPYANLYPSNIRLIKDKQTGQNRGFAFVQLSSPLEASQLLTILQGLQPPLKLDGKTIGVDYAKSARKDLLLPDGNRISAFSVASTAIAAAQWSSSQPQPNAEGVSEYSLLHEGYTPMPQAYYQVAGPSTSQENGILGAAPCMKIVPTATGVVLSPTMQVYQPHIIGQPALQALQLAQQLEGKSQTGHLPGADAVPDATAATAATNSGQTADTATAVPDTSTYQYDESSGYYFDPQTGLYYDPNTHYYYNSQTQQYLYWDGEKQTYVPVPVDANSALTPTGANAKEGKEKKEKPKSKTAQQIAKDMERWAKSLNKQKENFRSSFQPISQEERKEAAAADAGFTLFEKKQAGVLDRIIPEMINVPEEEAATSSATTSKCGLVAAYSGDSDPEEAADGGDGGQDKLTDWKKLACLLCRRQFPNKEGLIRHQQLSDLHKKNLEVIHRSQMSEAELEELERRETELKYRDRAAERREKYGIPEPPAPKKKKYSQPTPVVNYEQPTKDGLNSDNIGNKMLQAMGWKEGKGLGRNQQGITAPIQAQLRTKGAGLGTKGSNYTLSASDTYKDAVRKAMFARFTELE
- the rbm5 gene encoding RNA-binding protein 5 isoform X1, translated to MSRKESILRISRTERSGRYGSDAPRDSSDWRDRRERDQERDRRWSDERRGDRNEGERERDRDRERDRRGSRDSPDPRERKRRNSDRSEDGYHSDGDYPDQDYRREPGDDKRSKTIMLWGLSPHVTEEDICFAIDQLEGPQPADVRLMKKKTGISRGFAFVDFYHLQDATRWMETNQKRLVIQGKSVDMHYSHPRHNYGDWLCNTCGLYNFRRRLKCFRCGATKVECEMSSNADVPETQPGGEFCGDTIILRNISPLCTVEAVMTVLAPYANLYPSNIRLIKDKQTGQNRGFAFVQLSSPLEASQLLTILQGLQPPLKLDGKTIGVDYAKSARKDLLLPDGNRISAFSVASTAIAAAQWSSSQPQPNAEGVSEYSLLHEGYTPMPQAYYQVAGPSTSQENGILGAAPCMKIVPTATGVVLSPTMQVYQPHIIGQPALQALQLAQQLEGKSQTGHLPGADAVPDATAATAATNSGQTADTATAVPDTSTYQYDESSGYYFDPQTGLYYDPNTHYYYNSQTQQYLYWDGEKQTYVPVPVDANSALTPTGANAKEGKEKKEKPKSKTAQQIAKDMERWAKSLNKQKENFRSSFQPISQEERKEAAAADAGFTLFEKKQAGVLDRIIPEMINVPEEEAATSSATTSKCGLVAAYSGDSDPEEAADGGDGGQDKLTDWKKLACLLCRRQFPNKEGLIRHQQLSDLHKKNLEVIHRSQMSEAELEELERRETELKYRDRAAERREKYGIPEPPAPKKKKYSQPTPVVNYEQPTKDGLNSDNIGNKMLQAMGWKEGKGLGRNQQGITAPIQAQLRTKGAGLGTKGSNYTLSASDTYKDAVRKAMFARFTELE